One part of the Tenacibaculum sp. 190130A14a genome encodes these proteins:
- the lepB gene encoding signal peptidase I, with protein MTFTEWFIVFLIIQVIHFLGTWKLYVRAGRKAWEAAIPVYNAVILMQIINRPKWWVILLFFPIVNLLMFPIIWVETCRSFGFNERKDTILAIITLGFYIYYVNYATNAEYIENRSLQPRSPLGEWISSIAFAVIAATLVHTYFMQPYTIPTSSLEKTLLVGDYLFVSKFHYGARVPMTTVSAPMVHDTIPGLGVKSFVSDDSNKEGLLNKLSLPYMRLPGLQKIKRNDIVVFSWPIDTVRYFRDNSGIHKYKPIDKRSNYVKRCVGIPGDSLEVRDGYVYINGKRTVLPDRAKPQWLHIVDTGGEKFSSGAAQRYNIREWGVQGEKFVLNLTDEEAALVAKNPIVKSIEKQLQPKGFYNKSVFPHNPKYAWSNDNFGPIYIPKKGVTVSLNASSIPFYERIIRNYEHNDLTINGNDIYINGKKANTYTFKQDYFWMMGDNRQNSEDARSWGYVPFDHVVGKPVMIWLSWDAKATNIFAKLQSIRWDRMFTTVGGSGKPVSYLWVVILLILGYTIFSFNKGRKKE; from the coding sequence ATGACATTTACTGAGTGGTTTATCGTTTTTTTAATCATACAAGTAATACATTTTCTTGGAACTTGGAAATTATATGTTAGAGCAGGTAGAAAAGCATGGGAAGCAGCTATTCCTGTGTACAATGCTGTTATTTTAATGCAAATTATAAATCGCCCAAAATGGTGGGTAATTTTGTTGTTCTTTCCAATTGTCAACCTTCTGATGTTCCCTATTATTTGGGTAGAAACTTGTAGAAGTTTTGGCTTTAACGAACGAAAAGACACCATTTTAGCTATTATAACTTTAGGTTTTTACATTTACTATGTTAATTATGCTACCAATGCTGAATATATAGAAAACAGAAGTCTACAACCTAGATCTCCTTTAGGTGAATGGATTAGTTCAATTGCATTTGCAGTTATTGCTGCGACATTAGTTCACACCTACTTTATGCAGCCTTATACTATTCCTACTTCATCACTAGAAAAAACCCTATTGGTAGGTGATTATCTCTTTGTAAGTAAGTTTCATTATGGTGCAAGAGTTCCCATGACAACAGTTTCTGCTCCAATGGTTCACGACACTATACCTGGATTAGGGGTTAAATCATTCGTGTCTGATGACTCCAATAAGGAGGGCTTATTAAACAAATTATCATTGCCATACATGCGTCTTCCAGGCTTACAAAAAATAAAGCGTAATGACATTGTTGTATTTAGTTGGCCTATAGATACTGTCAGATATTTTAGAGATAATTCTGGCATTCATAAATACAAGCCAATCGATAAGAGATCTAACTACGTTAAGCGTTGTGTTGGAATTCCAGGAGATAGCTTAGAGGTTAGAGACGGATATGTTTATATTAACGGAAAAAGAACTGTTTTACCAGACAGAGCTAAACCACAGTGGTTGCATATAGTAGACACTGGTGGAGAAAAATTTAGCTCAGGTGCTGCTCAGCGATATAACATAAGAGAATGGGGAGTACAAGGTGAAAAGTTTGTTTTAAACTTAACAGACGAAGAGGCTGCATTAGTCGCTAAAAACCCTATTGTAAAGAGTATAGAAAAACAACTGCAACCTAAAGGTTTTTACAATAAATCTGTATTTCCACATAATCCAAAATATGCTTGGTCTAATGACAATTTTGGTCCGATTTACATTCCTAAAAAAGGTGTTACAGTTAGTTTAAATGCTTCATCAATTCCTTTTTATGAAAGAATCATTAGAAATTATGAACATAATGATCTTACCATAAACGGCAATGACATATACATTAATGGAAAAAAGGCTAATACATACACTTTTAAGCAAGATTATTTCTGGATGATGGGTGATAATCGTCAAAACTCAGAAGATGCTAGAAGTTGGGGGTATGTACCTTTTGACCATGTGGTAGGTAAACCTGTAATGATTTGGTTAAGCTGGGATGCTAAAGCAACTAACATTTTTGCTAAACTTCAATCTATCCGTTGGGACAGAATGTTCACCACTGTTGGAGGTAGTGGAAAACCAGTGTCTTACTTATGGGTAGTTATCTTATTAATCTTAGGTTACACAATTTTTAGTTTTAATAAAGGAAGAAAGAAAGAATAA
- a CDS encoding WbqC family protein → MGLFIPTYFSPIAQYSAIFKGESVTFEMEDNFQKQTYRNRCYIYGANGKLSLNIPVKHSTTEGRKKTKDTLVENDFPWQQQHLKSLQSAYRASPFFEFYEDDLLPIFNKKYTYLQDVNIDTFLFVTEALELSSNFNKSIEYKPTIQHDYRDLAIAKKGINISMNSYIQMFDDKHGFIPNLSILDLLFMEGPNTISFLEEINVDLK, encoded by the coding sequence ATGGGGTTATTTATTCCGACATACTTCTCTCCTATTGCTCAATATTCAGCCATTTTTAAAGGAGAATCTGTTACATTTGAAATGGAAGACAACTTTCAAAAGCAAACCTATAGAAATAGATGTTATATCTATGGTGCAAATGGAAAACTTTCTTTAAATATTCCCGTCAAACATAGTACAACAGAAGGAAGAAAGAAAACCAAAGATACTCTTGTTGAAAATGATTTTCCTTGGCAACAACAACATTTAAAATCATTACAATCTGCTTACAGAGCTTCTCCTTTCTTTGAATTTTACGAAGACGATTTACTTCCAATATTTAATAAAAAATACACCTATTTACAGGATGTAAATATTGACACCTTTTTATTCGTTACAGAAGCCTTAGAACTCTCTAGTAACTTTAATAAGTCCATTGAATATAAACCAACCATCCAACATGATTATAGAGATTTAGCTATTGCGAAAAAAGGCATAAACATTAGTATGAATTCCTACATTCAAATGTTTGATGACAAGCATGGTTTCATTCCAAACCTCTCTATATTAGATCTTTTATTTATGGAAGGTCCTAACACGATTAGCTTTTTAGAAGAAATTAATGTAGATTTGAAGTAA
- a CDS encoding Crp/Fnr family transcriptional regulator — protein MKTIHQFLAGYSPLSSKAKKEFEQIFSLNTYRKGEIIAGYSQSKCKFFLVKEGIVCSYLNDSKGKKVIRTLFTPISVIASLKSIININSTNANYHCLTNCSILAANLDDFLYLVDKHHDISKLYIEILEKSYAKLLERVTYLTTLEATERYLMLKKIAPNIENQIPQYQIASYLNISPIQLSRIRKKLLFES, from the coding sequence ATGAAAACTATACACCAATTTTTAGCTGGGTATAGTCCGCTTTCTTCAAAAGCAAAAAAAGAATTTGAACAAATCTTTAGTTTAAATACTTATCGAAAAGGAGAAATTATTGCTGGCTATAGTCAATCTAAATGTAAATTCTTTCTGGTAAAAGAAGGCATTGTCTGTTCTTATTTAAACGATTCTAAAGGCAAAAAGGTTATTAGAACGTTGTTTACTCCAATATCTGTTATTGCCTCCTTAAAATCCATAATAAACATTAATAGCACTAATGCAAACTATCACTGCTTAACCAATTGTTCTATTTTAGCAGCAAACTTAGATGACTTTCTTTATTTGGTAGATAAACATCATGACATTTCAAAATTATATATTGAAATATTAGAAAAATCTTATGCTAAATTATTAGAAAGAGTTACCTATTTAACTACTTTAGAAGCTACTGAGAGATATTTAATGTTAAAAAAAATTGCTCCAAATATTGAAAATCAAATTCCACAATACCAAATAGCTTCTTACTTAAATATTAGTCCTATACAGCTTAGCAGAATTCGTAAAAAGCTATTATTTGAATCTTAA
- a CDS encoding Crp/Fnr family transcriptional regulator — translation MDFLKNFVYNFHQVSNPSLKEFEHIVTEKSFKKGHTLVKIGEISKNFYILKEGIIRSFLVDDKGKEHTRTLYTPPSTSGNLSSLISKKPSILIYECLTDCNVLECNYEQFYQLSSKYHDLAIFQYKALEFIYIREESRILELSMLNATERYQLLLKTSPGIDQKINQYHIASYLNITPVQLSRVKKGLLKN, via the coding sequence ATGGATTTTTTAAAAAATTTTGTATATAACTTTCACCAGGTTTCAAATCCTTCTTTAAAAGAATTTGAACATATAGTAACGGAAAAAAGTTTTAAAAAAGGCCATACTTTGGTTAAAATAGGTGAAATCTCAAAAAACTTTTACATTTTAAAAGAAGGAATTATAAGATCTTTTTTAGTTGATGATAAAGGTAAAGAACACACAAGAACGCTTTATACACCTCCTTCTACTTCTGGTAATTTATCTTCATTAATTAGTAAAAAACCTTCTATTCTAATTTATGAATGTTTAACGGATTGTAATGTTTTGGAATGTAACTATGAACAATTCTATCAACTTTCGTCTAAATATCATGATTTAGCTATCTTTCAATATAAAGCCTTAGAGTTTATATATATTCGTGAAGAATCTCGTATTCTAGAACTTAGCATGTTAAATGCTACTGAACGCTATCAGCTTTTACTTAAAACATCTCCTGGTATTGATCAGAAAATTAACCAGTATCATATTGCATCTTACTTAAATATTACTCCAGTTCAATTAAGTCGAGTTAAAAAAGGATTGTTAAAAAATTAA
- a CDS encoding Crp/Fnr family transcriptional regulator, translated as MVNSDIEVFLNRYISLPQKITDLFGELIEYVEFSPNDFLVKAGEFSSEFFIIKSGIVRSYFLTQEGKEITRAFFTPGYITGASSAIMKGIPSELNYQSLTPVTAYKGNLIKLKELTLEHHELAMFYIKTLEDAYLKAEAIVLEIASSNAEERYINLKERIPNIDNIIAQKYIASYLNVTTVQLSRIRKKMYSR; from the coding sequence ATGGTAAACAGCGATATTGAGGTTTTTTTAAATCGATATATCTCCTTACCCCAGAAAATCACTGATCTTTTTGGGGAATTGATAGAATATGTCGAATTTTCACCTAATGACTTTCTTGTAAAAGCTGGAGAGTTTTCATCTGAATTTTTTATTATTAAATCTGGCATAGTAAGATCCTACTTCTTAACCCAAGAAGGCAAAGAGATTACACGTGCTTTTTTCACTCCTGGTTATATAACAGGCGCTTCTTCCGCTATAATGAAAGGAATACCTTCTGAGCTGAATTACCAATCACTAACCCCAGTTACAGCATATAAAGGGAATCTAATTAAATTAAAAGAATTAACCCTTGAGCATCATGAACTTGCAATGTTTTACATTAAAACACTGGAAGATGCATATTTAAAAGCCGAAGCTATAGTTTTGGAAATAGCAAGTTCTAACGCAGAAGAACGATATATTAATTTAAAAGAAAGAATCCCTAACATCGATAACATTATTGCACAAAAGTACATCGCATCTTACCTAAACGTAACCACTGTGCAGTTAAGTAGAATTAGAAAAAAAATGTATTCTAGATAA